One part of the Phoenix dactylifera cultivar Barhee BC4 chromosome 4, palm_55x_up_171113_PBpolish2nd_filt_p, whole genome shotgun sequence genome encodes these proteins:
- the LOC103714425 gene encoding ELL-associated factor 1 codes for MASNNGEPSSAPQLDRWYNIRLGSSFKDPSSTKFCTLRYEFKPASIDKSQAGSLHKSKENRVTVEFHNNQPGKPKVTFEGSSEDYKDNDGVLFFDGETFRLERLHRAVKRLRHVRLPGESAAAANMVSAASTGASVESRSPPLGKIAKLQTLSKSVVHSVPVEVERIDIGEPESPGPKPTNKSTSYQSIPPNSSSMSPDPKSYEPEENLDILGDDDRGTPNKTSAGGQTAAIGFDINIPNQNETDDEIADVDVSDEADEGPNAAEALRAQVNAAEEKQQQETSSSSSSSESGSSGSGSGSGSSSSDSEGSDDDSASSGGDIEI; via the exons ATGGCGAGCAACAACGGAGAACCGAGCTCTGCCCCGCAGCTGGACAGATGGTACAACATCAGATTGGGCTCCTCCTTCAAAGATCCTTCTTCCACCAAATTCTGCACGCTTCGAT ATGAGTTTAAGCCAGCCTCAATTGATAAGAGCCAGGCTGGATCACTGCATAAGAGTAAGGAGAACAGGGTCACTGTGGAATTCCACAACAATCAGCCTGGGAAGCCGAAGGTGACCTTTGAAGGCAGCAGTGAGGACTACAAGGACAATGATGGGGTCTTATTTTTTGATGGGGAGACATTTCGGTTAGAGAGATTACATCGGGCTGTGAAGAGATTGAGGCATGTTCGGCTGCCTGGGGAGTCTGCTGCTGCAGCTAATATGGTATCTGCAGCTTCAACTGGCGCAAGCGTAGAGTCTCGTTCTCCTCCACTTGGAAAGATTGCGAAACTGCAGACATTGAGCAAAAGTGTAGTGCATTCAGTGCCT GTTGAGGTAGAACGCATTGATATTGGTGAGCCAGAAAGCCCAG GTCCAAAACCCACAAATAAGAGCACCAGCTATCAATCGATTCCTCCAAATTCATCATCGATGTCCCCTGATCCAAAATCTTATGAACCAGAGGAGAACCTGGATATACTTGGCGATGATGACAGAGGGACACCAAATAAGACGAGTGCTGGAGGACAGACAGCGGCCATTGGGTTTGATATCAACATTCCAAATCAGAATGAAACTGATGATGAGATTGCAGATGTGGATGTAAGTGATGAAGCAGATGAGGGGCCCAATGCTGCTGAAGCTCTGCGAGCTCAGGTGAATGCAGCGGAGGAGAAGCAACAGCAGGAGACCTCCAGctccagcagcagcagtgaaagtGGCAGCAGTGGCAGTGGTAGCGGAAGTGGGAGCAGCAGCAGTGATAGCGAGGGCAGCGATGATGACTCTGCTAGCTCCGGTGGTGATATTGAAATTTGA